In the genome of Augochlora pura isolate Apur16 chromosome 8, APUR_v2.2.1, whole genome shotgun sequence, one region contains:
- the Myo61f gene encoding unconventional myosin 61F isoform X3, with translation MRPSDERAVSDTGGGVSDSGKRPDVLKSNHEVRKKMERGLHERDRVGVQDFVLLENFQSETAFIDNLRKRFKEDLIYTYIGQVLVSVNPYKKLPIYDPATIQYYHGRNFFEAPPHVFALADTAYQSLSKENLDQCILISGESGSGKTEASKKVLEFIAAATGHKKQVEEVNDKLIGSNPVLEAFGNAKTNRNDNSSRFGKYMDIQFNFQGDPIGGNILNYLLEKSRVVHQFTGERNFHIFYQLLAGAGDETLRKLFLKRNLDTYYYLSNGTKGTVDSIDDGSQYKEVINAMKTMEMNQQEQDDLFAIVASVLHMGNVGFTEEDGIAQILKPGSVEAVATLLGCDVKQLADAFTNRTIDARGDVVVSPLNRELAIYARDALAKAVYDRLFTWLVTRLNKSLQPVRDPPRKMVIGILDIYGFEIFQKNSFEQFCINYCNEKLQQLFIQLTLKSEQEEYLREGITWENIQYFNNKVICDLIEEKHKGIISLMDEECLRPGDPTDLSFLEKLNVNLNNHPHYISHMKADLQTQKLMGRDEFRLVHYAGDVTYNVRGFLEKNNDLLFRDLREVMSNTTNSINKRVFDVKDLTSKKRPETAITQFKNSLNNLMEILMGKEPSYIRCIKPNDYKMSHQFNDKIVLHQVKYLGLMENLRVRRAGFAYRRPYEQFLQRYKSLCPQTWPNYHGSAKDGVQILVCSLGFESEEYRMGNTKLFIRFPKTLFDTEDAFQMKKHDIAAIIQSKWRCILARRRFLRMKKASIIVQKNIRRWLAIREADKRRKAVITIRRFIEGFITRNGPPTEINMAFIELAKSQWLIKLSKTLPVGVLNNSWPPCPYSCREASERLRVIHKRWRARKYRLALSKEEKEQFELKILAESLFKEKKKSYAKSLGPKFQNDRLGAEYKALRQSFTNNILPRDETIKYATPVIKYDRHGYKPRERVLILTENAVYILDTLKTFKLKHRLPYKSIEELVVTGESDNLLIVRIPPELKKDKGDLILEVPYIIEALTKAIDITNNRNILKIVHTESVSHKLVSGKEGVIEFRTGTTPAISKNRQSGHLLVVNTNYAA, from the exons ATGCGGCCAAG cgACGAACGTGCGGTCTCCGACACTGGGGGCGGAGTGAGCGATTCCGGCAAGAGACCGGACGTCCTCAAAAGCAACCACGAGGTACGCAAGAAGATGGAGCGTGGTCTGCACGAGCGGGACCGCGTCGGCGTCCAGGACTTCGTCCTTCTCGAAAACTTTCAGAGTGAGACGGCGTTCATCGATAATTTGCGGAAACGGTTCAAGGAAGATCTAATTTAC ACGTACATCGGTCAAGTACTCGTTTCCGTGAATCCTTACAAGAAGTTGCCGATTTATGATCCAGCAACGATCCAGTACTATCACGGTCGGAATTTCTTCGAAGCACCTCCACACGT tttCGCGCTGGCAGACACTGCGTATCAGTCTCTGTCAAAGGAGAATTTGGACCAGTGTATTCTCATCTCAG GCGAATCCGGTTCCGGGAAGACTGAAGCTTCGAAAAAGGTCCTCGAATTTATCGCAGCGGCCACGGGCCACAAGAAGCAAGTGGAGGAAGTAAACGATAAATTGATCGGTAGCAATCCCGTGCTCGAAGCGTTCGGAAACGCGAAAACTAATCGCAATGATAATTCGTCCCGTTTCGGCAAGTACATGGATatccaatttaatttccag GGAGACCCGATTGGcggaaatattttgaattaccTGCTAGAGAAATCGCGAGTGGTGCATCAGTTTACTGGGGAGAGGAACTTCCACATTTTCTATCAATTACTGGCTGGAGCTGGCGACGAGACTCTGAGGAAGCTATTCCTCAAAAGAAACTTGGACACTTACTATTATCTCTCCAACGGA ACAAAGGGTACCGTGGATAGTATCGACGATGGCAGTCAGTACAAGGAGGTGATTAATGCTATGAAGACCATGGAGATGAACCAACAGGAACAGGATGATCTATTCGCCATAGTCGCCTCTGTATTGCACATGGGAAACGTTGGTTTCACGGAAGAAGATGGAATCGCTCAAATTTTGAAACCTGGCTCGGTGGAGGCTGTTGCCACT TTACTGGGATGCGACGTGAAACAATTAGCGGATGCATTTACAAACCGCACAATAGACGCCCGCGGCGACGTGGTCGTATCTCCGTTGAACAGGGAGCTGGCAATTTATGCACGCGATGCACTGGCCAAAGCCGTATACGACAGACTGTTCACGTGGCTCGTGACCAGGTTGAATAAATCACTGCAACCGGTCCGTGATCCTCCGCGCAAGATGGTCATAGGAATCCTGGATATATATGGGTTTGAAATCTTCCAAAAGAACAG CTTCGAGCAgttctgtataaattattgtaacgaGAAGTTGCAACAGTTGTTCATTCAACTGACACTGAAATCCGAGCAGGAGGAATACTTGAGGGAGGGAATCACCTGGgagaatattcaatatttcaacaacAAAGTTATTTGTGATCTGATCGAGGAAAAGCATAAAG gtataatatcattaatggACGAGGAGTGCCTACGCCCCGGTGACCCAACTGACCTAAGCTTTCTGGAGAAGCTGAATGTCAATCTGAACAATCATCCTCACTACATAAGCCACATGAAAGCAGACTTGCAGACGCAGAAACTTATGGGGCGAGAT GAATTCAGATTAGTACATTACGCTGGCGATGTGACGTACAATGTCCGAGGATtccttgaaaaaaataatgaccTATTGTTCAGAGATTTGCGTGAAGTAATGTCGAATACAACGAATTCAATTAACAAG AGAGTGTTTGACGTCAAAGACTTGACCAGTAAAAAGAGACCAGAGACGGCTATTACACAGTTCAAGAACAGTTTAAACAACCTCATGGAGATCCTCATGGGCAAGGAGCCATCCTATATCCGTTGCATCAAGCCTAATGACTACAAAATGTCGC ATCAATTTAATGATAAGATTGTACTGCATCAAGTGAAGTATCTAGGTCTTATGGAGAATTTACGAGTTCGGCGAGCTGGTTTTGCCTATAGGAGACCATACGAACAATTCTTACAACGTTACAAGTCCCTTTGTCCACAAACTTGGCCAAATTATCATGGATCAGCCAAAGATGGTGTACAGATTCTCGTGTGTTCTCTTGGGTTTGAAAGTGAGGAATATAGGATGGGCAA CACGAAATTGTTCATACGATTCCCGAAGACATTATTCGACACAGAAGATGCCTTCCAAATGAAGAAACACGATATAGCTGCTATTATTCAAAGTAAATGGAGATGTATATTAGCTAGACGAAGGTTTTTGAGGATGAAGAAGGCATCTATCATTGtgcaaaaaaatattcgaagatgGTTGGCGATACGGGAGGCTGACAAAAGACGAAAAGCAGTTATCACCATTCGAAG GTTTATCGAAGGATTTATTACGCGGAACGGACCACCGACTGAAATCAATATGGCATTTATTGAATTGGCAAAGTCGCAATGGTTGATCAAGCTCTCTAAAACACTCCCAGTTGGcgttttgaataattcatggCCGCCATGTCCTTATTCTTGTCGAGAA gCCTCTGAACGCCTTCGCGTCATTCACAAAAGATGGAGAGCACGCAAATACAGGCTGGCCTTGTccaaggaagaaaaagaacagttcgaattgaaaattttagcAGAGTCTCTGTTtaaggagaagaaaaaatcaTATGCTAAGAGTTTAGGGCCAAAATTTCAAAACGATCGGCTTGGCGCAGAATACAAAGCGCTGAGACAGAGTTTcactaataatattcttcctagagatgaaactataaaa TATGCTACTCCcgttattaaatatgatcGGCATGGATACAAGCCCCGCGAAAGGGTTCtaattttaacagaaaatgCAGTGTACATTCTGGACACATTAAAAACGTTTAAACTTAAACACAGACTACCTTACAAGTCCATAGAAGAATTGGTGGTGACTGGAGAATCAGATAATCTGTTGATCGTCAGGATACCGCCCGAACTGAAAAAAGACAAA GGAGATTTAATATTGGAAGTACCATACATAATAGAAGCATTAACGAAAGCAATTGATATCACCAACAATCGAAATATCCTTAAAATAGTTCACACCGAATC gGTTTCACATAAACTAGTCAGCGGTAAAGAAGGTGTAATCGAATTCAGAACGGGTACAACACCAGCCATCAGTAAAAATAGGCAAAGTGGACACTTGCTGGTGGTAAATACAAACTATGCCGCATGA